The genomic stretch GGTTTGTGCTCTTGCTTTGAAAGGCACGCACTCTGGCACATGTCATggtccctccttcctctctcacctGAGAAAAATACACCTTTAGAAAAGGCAGGGGGTGAGAATATGAATACTATTTTTACAGTGGTATATCTAACATTTATGGATAGATAGACACCCTTTCACGACTCACCACTGCTGAAGGTTCTTCCTGTAGTGGAAGCTGTGGTAGGTAGACTGGTGTTGGGGCACGGAGGGGCTCCGGGtccatctctccatccgtctGCTTCCACAACATTCTCACACGCGGAGCTGGTTCTGATACCGTCTCAGCCTCCCTGAGAGCTGAAGTTAGAAATTAATGCAAAATGTAATTTTTTACATTAGGATGGACACACTTTGTGATGTATTTAACCTAATCTAATGTAGTATAGCAAATAAAATGTGTATGGGACATTTTTTAAACTATTCATAGAGCTTCATAACAATGTTGTATTCGGCGGTTTTCTAAACTAGAGGACACTCACTATATGccatcctcatcctcttcctcctcttcttcctcttcttcttggaTGGGCCCTCCTCTGACGCACTGGAATCTGGTCCTTTTAAGTTCTTGAGCACGACCACTTTCTGCCTGAGGCAGCTGCAGCCAAAGATGCACTCCATCTTTCCACAGTGGGTAATACGACGGTCCTGTGCTAGGCTGGCACACACACAGCCTAGCCGGCAGAACGCTTTGAGGCAGGGAGGAGCTCTGTGCTTTATAATCCTAACGGGAGCTGTAGGGTTCTCACAAACAAAACCCTGAAGAGAAAAGAGACAAGTAAATGTAGACTGTTAGTGCTAGCATGGTTAATTTCTCAGGGATACCATCGTAGAGTTGGTATAACACACTCacaaaataatcgtattaaaCAAGATCAACACTACAAATGTACGACAACACGTCTTTGCTCCTTCATGTGAGACCAAACGAAATGAGTCAATAAGCAAATTTAATGGTGTAGGGGTGTAACTGATCTTACCGTTGAGGTGAAGAGGGAGGTGAGGGCGACCGTCGCCCTCTCGTCTGTGATACAGGTACGATGCTTGCCCTCCCAGACAACCCCGTCTTCCAGATCCCGCTGTCGGAGTAGGGCCTTGGTCAGCCCAGGAACCACGACCCTGGTCTCGGCAGCAGGCTGTGGCTCTGGGTCTGAGTCATCCTCTTCCACAGGAGCCAGGTCAGCGGGAGGTGGCTCTTCTACCTCTGGCCTGGACACAGGAGCGTCTTGGGCTGGTGGAGGAGTCTTGACCCTCGGCTTCCTCTTTCTCCTTTTCACAGTATTAATTGTGTCGTCGTGGGTGATGGGGGCTGTATGATCCAGCAATGGCGGCGGTGGTGGCTCAGTGGGCGATGGTGTTGGTGTTGTTGCAGAAGTTGGTTTAGTTCTGTTCTGCTTTgcgtgttgttgtttttgttgccttTTCTCCAATTTTTTAGGTCCTTTGGATGCGAGGGGCTGTCTGGGTTTTTTGGAGGGGGGGACAAAGGTGGCAGAAAGTGCTGGTGCCTGTTTCTTCAGCACACTGTCTAGGGTTCGGACGTAGCTGGTGCTCTTGGTGGGCAGCTGGTAGACCACAGGGGTGACGACAGTGGTCTGGTTGAAACTGGCAGCGCGCTCGTCAATGAGTTTACCTTCATTAGCCAGGTACTCATCCAACATGTCACTGCAGAAGGCTGACAAGTTCTTCGGGACCACATCTGAACTTAGGCCACCTTtaaagcaaaaacatttttgaatCAGCACTACACAGTCAATTGTATCCCCTATAGGGCTACATAGTATAGGAATCACAAGATATAGCTGAGACTGCTTAAATTAAAGCCTTTCTCAAGACGTCAGAGGTAAAACGTCAACATTAAACAGTCTCCACTGTATCCCCTCTGGAAATGCCACCATTAAAGCACCATGCAATATTTCAGACAAATTCAAGGTCAAAGGTTACAACTGTTGATGTGAATGGAGTCTTGAGGAATAGTTTATCAAATCAGAGAAGACGTAGGATTTGAATGTAAATATTACCTTCAGGCTTGGAGGATGATGGCGAGTCCGAGGGGACTAATTTATCTCTCCAGCCTTTGATTTGGGTGAAGTCTGTGGTCTTGCCTGTCCTGGAAATAAAGGGGACTGAACCACCTTGGGAAAAAAAGGTATGACAATAAACAATTGCTcctttcaaaatgtattaaactaTCCTAATAAAACACTTAACAGGTTACTGAAAAAAATACTCTTAACCATTTGAATAAAACAGAAACTCCAACATTAAACAACTACTAACTTGGAGAAGATGCCAATCCTGCAGAGCTTGGTTCTGGAAATAGGAAGGGTGGAGGAAGAGGTAGACGAACACCTAAGTACTGCAGGTCAATGACCAGAGTGGGATCCAGTAAACTCATCTTCAGCCCAACTTCAAACAACACAGATGACAGATAAGCGATCGTCAAGCATAGACTATGCATTGTAATAAAGCATTCTACCATCATAAGATTAAACATCACATGATCACTGTCATGAAAAGCACAGTGGGACATGAGTCACATGCTAGTGTGCAAGGAAATTATTGTCAATAAAAAGTATATACGCTGTCATTAACAGCCATTTATTTTAGTGTTACCTTCTTGCAACACGGGATGAATGACCTGCCGATGCCTCATAACCTTTAGATCACCCAAAATAACCTTCTCGAAAGCTGCTATTCTTTCCTCTGTGGTTTCTAGTCCTCCAACTGAAAGAGAAATAGTTTAACTGCTTTAACAGGCGTCACGTAACAGCAGCTTGAGACCATGATCAATCAAATTGGTTATTTTCTGTACCATTCTCTGTCGCCTCTGGGGTTTTCTGAGGTTGCGCAGTCGTCGTCTCACAAAGTGCAGGCTCTCCCAGGTGGACTTCAAGTGCTTCCTGTAAATTACAACACTTTACTTAAAACCGATGGATATAGCTAATGCTTTGTTACTTGTTATGAGCATGTATGAGCCCTTATGATGTCTTATTGCACAGTTTATAATATGCTGTATTATTTTCATGCTGCAATTTTTGGGATAAACAGTAGACTGTTGAAAACATATGAATAGGGCTAAAACATTTTATTCGCTTTACAAGAAACATAACCAAAATAACGATTTCCATGTTAAAGATCTCCCTCCCCCTTAAACAAGAACCGAGGAAACACAGGTGGCGTGGCACACCATTAAATAATGGTAATACTTTACTTGAAGGGGGTATACATAACGCATTCAGAACACCTTTCACATAACAGTCTAGCAAAGGGTTAACAGCTAGTGACTGTTTGCATTGAGCCTTGTGCATCTTCTCTCTTGATCTCTCAATTTGGCAGGATGCCACTGGGTAAACAGCCCTTGGAATTATCTTATTGAATTATGAACTTTTCTTTGACAATATCCATGATAAGGTGGATCTGAAGTAAACAGAGTGCCTGGCCTAGAGCCAGTTCTGGCCAGGAGCACCCATTGTAAATGTCATGTTAGGCCTCTACACTGTGTTCTCTGCCAAGATAAGCCAAAAACATGTGCTCTTAGGGTAACATGTATACATGTGTTACGAAGGTTCTTGTGAATGATCTGTAACACTCATAAAAGGTGTTATGAAtgcaagtaaagtgttaccaaataactgacatacaaaaatacattttactattTACGCCGTACCTTGGAAGTGAAAGAGACAAACAGCTGCTCCTCAACTTCCTCCAGGTTGGGCTGCATGGTGACATCTGTGGGTCCGCCAATCACTGGGAGTGAATCACCCTTGGCAGATTTCACTCCTTTCCTAGATCTCTTCTTAGATCTCCGGGGTTTATTTATCTTTGATGGCTGACTAGAACCAACCGGTAGAGAATAACTAACTGGTACGCTAGGGGTACTTAAACTTGGGACAGGAGGACATGGGACAGGAGCTGCCTCACTGCTTGGGAAGTCTTCAGTTATCTCAAGCTCATCGGCGATGGAGAAAAAGTTAGTGAGGTCAGCCAGTGATGGGGTTGGTGACAATGGGTCTGGACCTAACGATGAAAAGGGTGACAACTGGAATGGGAGTGGAGACGGTGTAGAAGGGCGTGTTAATGGTTCATAATTGACTTGGAATGATGAGGCAGTGTCCGAGGGAGGTGGGGATATTGCAGTGTCCAGAGCAAGTGAGCCAAGGTGAGAGGTAGAGGAAAATGAGTTTGCCTCAAAGGGTAATGGGTTAAGGTGAGCGGAAGGCAACAATGGGATAAAGGGTATTGTTAAAAAAGGATCAGGGGCAGGTAGGCCTAAAAGTGACCCATGTGATGAAAATTCAGAGGAGAGAACAAAAGGGTTAGGGGCCGGTAATCGTTCAAGGGCCGGGAATGAGGAGGCAGGTACAGGTAAGGAGGGGGCGGCGGTTTCCGGTTTCAATGTAACAGGGGAAGTTAAAGGGGTTTCAAGATCTGGTAATAATGCAGGTGATGATGGCTCAAAGCCACCTCGCGAAGGGCCAGGGGATGGTAACGAGGGGGTAGACTCAGGTTCCAAGGTGGCAAGACTAGGTGTTGATGACAGTGCAGAAGCAATTGAGGGAGGGTCAGAGATAAGTGATGATAGATCAGCCGCTAGGTTTAATGTGACCGGTACAGGGGGTGGCAGTTCTTCGGCTGGGGATGACAAGGAAGGGGCTGGTATGAATGGGTCAGGGAATGGTGATGATGACAAGACAGTTGCTGGAAAACAAGGGGTGGGGGATGATAGTGCAATGGATAAGGTAGGCTCAGGGACAAGAAACAACTGATCAGCGGTTGGTAAAACTGGATTAGGTTCTGGTAACAATGCATCTGTGGCAGGAACCAAAAAATCTGTGTTTGGGACTGAAATATCGGTAGGTAGACCAGCATAGTCTGTGGTTGGCCCAGTGGGGGCAATGACTGGAACAATGCGATCTATAGCTGGATCAGCAGGACCACTGGCAGGAACTACAGCATATCCAGTAGAATCCATGGCTGGACTAGTAGAATCTATGGCTGGACCAGTAGATTCCAGGGCTGGACCAGTTGAGTCCATGGAAGGGCCAGTTGGATCGGTGGCTGGAATAACAGGATTGGTAGCTGGAATAACATAATCGGTGGCTGGAATAACAGGATCGGTGGCTGGAATAACAAGATCGGTGGCTGGAATAACAGGATCGGTGGCTGGAATAACAGGATCGGTGGCTGGAATAACAGGATCGGTGGCTGGAATAACAGGATCGGTGGTTGGAACGGCAGAAGATGGGGATGAAGAAGGCGGCAATACCGGAGGTTTTGGTTTGGTCCTAACAGGTCTGGATTTCGACTTCAACTGTTGAAGGTAGAGTGCAAGAAGGGGCAAAGGCACAGGTTCAGGTCGTTTGTGTGGTTTAGCCTTCCCCTGCAGCTGTTCATCAAAACCTGTCCTTTTTGCTTCAGAGCTCACTGAGGAGCTCTGGGAAGCCTTTTGACTGTTTTCAACTTCATCTGCTGAATGGTAATTGACTGACATAGGGGTCTTGACCGGCTCCTGGGACTGAGATGAATTGAGGAGGTCCTTGTCACTGTCAATCGTATTCCTATTGTGCTGGGCTCCCACATTTTCAATAGTCTTCCCGGACAAGGCTTCAGGTTCAGAAATCTGGGGGAAATTGTCATTCACAGATACTTCCACAACTTTGCCTTTGGCAACCATGCCCTTAGTGTTCGTTTGCACAACACTGCAAGTTGTATTGGTTATCTCCACATTGCACCTTCTTATTTTCAGATGACACTCCCGAATCAGCTCAGGGAAGTTACTTTGGGGAGGACCTGTTGTACTGCTCAGAATAGAAAGGTCAAAGATTAGAAGTGTATTTTAAAGTAAGAAGCAAAAGTGCTAACATGTAGCTTACTGAACTTGAGAACTTACCAAGAATGATGTTCAGTGGACTCTGTGTTTCCGACTGACTTTTCACTGCATGCAACTGTAGCAGTTTCAACTTGAGAGTTGCGTTTTCTACGCAAAGACTTTGGGGTATTTTTCACAGAATTGAACACCTTGGGAGATATGGTTTCATCTTTCATCTCATTGGAGGGACTTGATTTCTTGCAGGAGCTGGGTTTATCAGCGTTGACTCCTGACTTGTCACTGTCTGCAAATGTAACATTTTGAGCATCTGAGCTCAGGAGTCCTTGATCTACTGCTGAAGTGTCTTTAGAGTTGCATTTTGAGATCAAAGACCTCAAACTACTTCTAAGAGGGTTGAATTCCAGAGATGTGGTTTCTGCTTTTTTCAACTCATTGGAGGGTCTTGTTCTCAGCTTTGGAGTGCAGGAGCTTGGTGCATTAGCGTTGACCCCAGACTTGTCACTGTCTGCAGGTGTAACATTTTGAGCATCTGCACGGAGGACTCTTTGATCTACTGCTGATGTGCCTTTAGAGTTGTGTTTTGCCATCAAAGACTTCAGGTTATTCAGGCTTTTCGCAGACTTGCGCTCATTGGGAGAGTGGGCTGAGTCTTTCTTCATCTCATTGGAGGGACTTGATTTCAGCCTGGAGCTGGGTCCATCAGTTTTGACCTCAGTTTTGTCACCATCTGCAAGGGAAACATTTTGAGCCTCAGGGCTCAGGAGTCCTTTATCTACTGTTGAAGTGTCTTTAGAGCTGCGTTTTGCCGCCATCAAAGATTTCAGGCCATTCAAGCCTTTCAAAGGCTTGAGTTCATTGGGAGATCTGGTTTCATCCTTCTTTGACTCATTGGAGGGACTCGTTTTCAGCTTTAGAGCCCAGGAGTTGGGTCCACTTGCAAAAGGGTTGAAATCTGCTTTAAACTGAGACATGCGTACGTTCTGGTAGGCTGTTACAGCAAAGAACTCAGTCTGGGGAAAGGTGAAGGTTATCACGTCAGGCCCATTGAGCTGAATATCCTCTGAAGCCGTTTCAGCTGAGACCAAATGCAGGTGTGGTAAGTAGCGGTGCATTGGGTGCAAAATTACATTGCCCTCCTGGTCCATGGTGTTGTCAGTGAGCTTAAGCTTGTAGAATGACACTGGGTTCTGCATCCATTGGTGACCAGAAGATGGAGAGTCTGGGTGGATGAAAATCCGTCTCAGCACATGGGCCTCTGCCTTTCCACTCATTTGCCAGTCTTGCCCAGTCCACTTGTAACGTTTGTTGTCCACAGGGTTGATATCCATGAGCAGAGTGTACTTCTGGAAGGGCTCCAAACCAGAGATGCGAAAGCGGCAATAAGGGAACATCCTCCGGCCTTGTTTGGTTATTATCATTTCGGTTTTGCATTTGAAGAACtcattccacatgttgttattgTCCAAAATCACCTTGATACCGCTGTAGGTGCTCTCTGGTGGTAAATTCTCTGATTGGTTATTAGACCTGGCAGCAGAGTTCAATGTAGAAGCCATTTGACCAGTACCCATTACAGAACCTGGAGTGGATGTTGCTGGAATGTTTGCTTCCTCATTGGCTACAACTGCACTTGCTTGCCCTGTGTTTAGGGCACCAAAGCGGTCAGGGGGAGAAGCAGCCGAGGGCAGTGCCATGGGGGCAGCAGCCCCTTCCTCATGAAGAACCATTATTCTCTTCTTCTTGTTGGCAGCCATGAACTTGTCACAGTCCTTTTCGAGGGCAGAACGCCCTCTTACATTTGTCCTTCCATGTCTTCATTCAGCATActaaaaacaacaaaaagaaagcgatatttaaaatatatacagtcccttgcaaaagtattcattccccttggcattttttctattttgttgcattacaacaaaaatattttgcatcttcaaagtggtaggcatgttgtgtaaatcaaatgatacaaacccccaaaaaatccattttaattccaggttgtaaggcaacaaaataggaaaaatgccaaggggggtgaatactttcgcaagccactctatTTAAAATATACTtcatattttaaatatatatttttacaatatTTTAAAGATATGATCATGAATATCTGACATCAAAAGGCCAATCCACATTAAAATTAAAAGAGGAAACAACTTGAGTTAGCAAGCTAATACCAACACTCTAGCTAGCCAAATCACCTCATACTGCTACCTTACGTTGACAGATCTCTACAGTATTCTGGCTAACTAGCAAGTGAACTAAACAGATGTTAAGCTTCCAGGAGGAAATATAACATTCTTCAGGTCAGAACGGAAGATCATGACCGGCCCCTTAACTGCGTGAAGCTATTTAGATCAATTATTAGAACAGCAAAAAACATTTACAAAACATTGACAAACAACCTTATGGAGCACAACAccttgaaaatatgtatttttggtTGAAAATATTTATTTCAACCAATTTTGCTCACTGGGAATGCACTCTTTTGCATGCAATTCTCAGTACATTTGCTTACTTTGTAAATATGATTAAATTCATTACGAATACTAGGCTAAATTACTATACAAAACAGTATGAAAATGCATGAGTCATAGCTAGGATATTCGGTCATTACGCAACTAGAAAGGAAAATGAATCAAAATGTATCAATAGATAATGAGCAATTGGCAATAAAGTTGAACCCCAAAAAATGAAAGACATCACAAAGAACTGTAAATCAGTCTTGCAATTTAATAATTGATAACACATgccttttttgtcatttagcagacactcttatccagagcgacttacatttagtgagtgcataaatttttcatacatTTGATTAAACCCCCCAGTTTACTACTAATAGCTAAGGAAATTGATTGGAGATAGCCTAGCCAGCAGATTCCGATTTACACTGAGCTGCAATGGGGTCGGAATgcaatcatggttacattaagacacTGTGGAGCCGGTGCAAGATATGGGTTGGAAAACGTTcctcaatgcagggatgggatatgccactgtactccaaattggacctttatctacactgatacatcgagaagattgaaatactgctagttTTCTCAGAAAACTGCCTTTAGCTAGCATGAGGACAAAAAGGGCAGTTTTCAGGAAAttagcagtatttcaatcttctcgatgTATCACTGTGGATAAAGGTAAAATTTGGAGTACAGTGCcatatcccatccctgcattgagATACGTTTTCCGACCCATATCTCACGCCGGCTCCACtgtgtcttaatgtaaccatAACTAGCGTCCTAAATAGTAGGCCGTTTGAGTACGAAAAAAATTAAAtgtgacattttgaaaatgtagtatgctttaaatgccaggatgtcacaCTCATTTCGGCTTCTCATGTAGTATGAATGAATTTCAAACTTTTCGGGAATTTCACACCCAGAATGTATTCAAACCGGATAAAAGGAGGGCTTTGAGATTTGATAGTTCTTTGAAAGTAAACAAAAAACGAATTGACAATGGCAAAGAAGATGAGCAATGAGTCTCCTGCAGTGTTCAAATGTAAGTCGGTTTTTTTGGTCCTTAAAATGATCACAGCTATTTAATCGTACATCTCTGAAAACAGAGTAATTTGCAGCCTGCCATGCCTTTACTTTAGCCAAATactgtagctaacgttacctaaGTGCTTTAGGAGGACTTGAAGTTACCTGGATACCCGATAAGCTTGCTGTTGTTGAGCGACAACTTCATATTtaaactagctagccagttatCTATGCGAAGCCGTAGCAAAGTATTAGGCTATAGCCGTTTCATACTTTTTACTAAACATAAATAGTATGCGACGATGAGTAAATACTATGCAGTTtaagggtgtgttcgtaaattcactctggagtgccagagtgcgctccgggcgttcgtaaattcagagcgttgtcagattgagTGTTTCACTCTCGGAGCGTTTAAAGTGCACACTGGACTCTCTGGCCGAGGGTTGAACCGAGCGTTCTGagctcacaacggcagtcaagctaactggctaaagttggctagcttgctagttacttccagacacaaatgagataACACCTCACTctaaccattttactcgccctagcagagctagttaggctgttttcatgttgtcTAGAAcgttggtgactaactgtgctgctggcaacaattgaattactttttttgtcaacatttactgacaccggtcatattcaacgaGTGttttgagcgttcgtaaattaatcagttattctgcgctctggcacactcagacgagagtgctctgaaatcagagtagatatccagagtgaatttacgaacgcaccctaagTATGTAGTACACTAGTACGGGTGTTCGGACACAGCCCACGATTGCATTCCGACCCCAGAGCAACTCAGTGTAAACAAGCGTACCTACAGGGTCAGAATCTGCTGCTAGGCCTTACCATAGGCCTATTGAAGATAATGTATGCATCCTCTCAAATGGCCTGAAGATTCTCTAAGCGAAAATCATATTACTCACATGAAATTTGATGTTGACATCACACAATGTTTTGATCTAAAATGGACACTCTTTGGCAAACATGTCGCAGACACTGTAATTACTTTAATAATAGTTTATATAGGTCAAGTTTAATTATTAAAATAGCTACCTAGTGTAGGCTACTTGAACCTTCTAACATAAGCGTTCAATAGTATTTTTAAAGATATGTACTATGTTAGTACTGACACTAACCTTGTCCATTTCCAAAACACATCAACAATATATCATTAAATCAAAGACCTAAAAGCGGCGGCCATTTTGCATTTCCACACGAGACAACACAGGTAAACAAACAAGTTGGCGGACCTACTGTATTGCGGCGGACCGTGGTAGCATACACTGTGGTTAGTTGACAACACAAAGTGGTGGCAGGAATGTAGTCAGTTATCTTTCCCAACCTAGCTACTATAAGTGGATTAAGACGATGAATCGAGATCTTTCTCTGCCAATGGCCTCGATGCCGTGCACTGCGACGACTAAAACGGTGGCTCGGGCCTGCAAGGCCTAAGCACGCAAGCCTTGCTAACAACACACCAGCGCGTGCACAACACGATATAATTCAATTGCGTGTGATTCCCAAGTCAACTCCTCCTCAGGCTAGAAAGAGATGACTTGGAGCTTGCAAATTCATCTCGGTCTTTCTCGCTGGATCGTGTTTTACTAAACACCTGCATTACCTCATGCACTTTTGAACAGATCAAAATATGCTATGGTAGTCGTCGATTCTTTGTATAATCCTCTAGTTATTTTCCTCAGTTAAACTCGCATCTCCCAGCTGGAGGAAACATGCGTGCTGTAGAATAACGTCACAGCCCCGCGGAGGCACGTTCACGTCCTACTGCGCAGACTCAGCGCCATTGTGTCACATGATTCAAAACTGAGGTAGAAAATGCATGCGGTGGTGGTACCGAATGAAACGCCGCCATGGGGAGGTTTGAAACTCTCCGCTTTTTGGTAGGGGTCCTTCAACAAAGAGGAAGGTTGGGGTAGAAAATATGATCCAAGGTATTTGAGTTAAACATGTCGATATGTTGAGCGCATGAACAGTTGTAGCTTTGTAATGACGGACCAAGCTCATGGGCATGTTGGTTCGGGGGAAGCCACACGTGCTAGCCAATCAGCTCTAACCAGTTTGAAACGTTCAATCCTCGAATTTACCTGCAACCTTGTATTTCTGCTCAGTGTTTTGGCAACGTTGCTTACTGTCTATGGATCTGTAGTTAGTCATATATGCGCCGACGACGCAAGACTTGGTTTGTTTACA from Coregonus clupeaformis isolate EN_2021a chromosome 29, ASM2061545v1, whole genome shotgun sequence encodes the following:
- the LOC121544688 gene encoding MAX gene-associated protein isoform X2, encoding MAANKKKRIMVLHEEGAAAPMALPSAASPPDRFGALNTGQASAVVANEEANIPATSTPGSVMGTGQMASTLNSAARSNNQSENLPPESTYSGIKVILDNNNMWNEFFKCKTEMIITKQGRRMFPYCRFRISGLEPFQKYTLLMDINPVDNKRYKWTGQDWQMSGKAEAHVLRRIFIHPDSPSSGHQWMQNPVSFYKLKLTDNTMDQEGNVILHPMHRYLPHLHLVSAETASEDIQLNGPDVITFTFPQTEFFAVTAYQNVRMSQFKADFNPFASGPNSWALKLKTSPSNESKKDETRSPNELKPLKGLNGLKSLMAAKRSSKDTSTVDKGLLSPEAQNVSLADGDKTEVKTDGPSSRLKSSPSNEMKKDSAHSPNERKSAKSLNNLKSLMAKHNSKGTSAVDQRVLRADAQNVTPADSDKSGVNANAPSSCTPKLRTRPSNELKKAETTSLEFNPLRSSLRSLISKCNSKDTSAVDQGLLSSDAQNVTFADSDKSGVNADKPSSCKKSSPSNEMKDETISPKVFNSVKNTPKSLRRKRNSQVETATVACSEKSVGNTESTEHHSCTTGPPQSNFPELIRECHLKIRRCNVEITNTTCSVVQTNTKGMVAKGKVVEVSVNDNFPQISEPEALSGKTIENVGAQHNRNTIDSDKDLLNSSQSQEPVKTPMSVNYHSADEVENSQKASQSSSVSSEAKRTGFDEQLQGKAKPHKRPEPVPLPLLALYLQQLKSKSRPVRTKPKPPVLPPSSSPSSAVPTTDPVIPATDPVIPATDPVIPATDPVIPATDLVIPATDPVIPATDYVIPATNPVIPATDPTGPSMDSTGPALESTGPAIDSTSPAMDSTGYAVVPASGPADPAIDRIVPVIAPTGPTTDYAGLPTDISVPNTDFLVPATDALLPEPNPVLPTADQLFLVPEPTLSIALSSPTPCFPATVLSSSPFPDPFIPAPSLSSPAEELPPPVPVTLNLAADLSSLISDPPSIASALSSTPSLATLEPESTPSLPSPGPSRGGFEPSSPALLPDLETPLTSPVTLKPETAAPSLPVPASSFPALERLPAPNPFVLSSEFSSHGSLLGLPAPDPFLTIPFIPLLPSAHLNPLPFEANSFSSTSHLGSLALDTAISPPPSDTASSFQVNYEPLTRPSTPSPLPFQLSPFSSLGPDPLSPTPSLADLTNFFSIADELEITEDFPSSEAAPVPCPPVPSLSTPSVPVSYSLPVGSSQPSKINKPRRSKKRSRKGVKSAKGDSLPVIGGPTDVTMQPNLEEVEEQLFVSFTSKEALEVHLGEPALCETTTAQPQKTPEATENVGGLETTEERIAAFEKVILGDLKVMRHRQVIHPVLQEVGLKMSLLDPTLVIDLQYLGVRLPLPPPFLFPEPSSAGLASSPSGSVPFISRTGKTTDFTQIKGWRDKLVPSDSPSSSKPEGGLSSDVVPKNLSAFCSDMLDEYLANEGKLIDERAASFNQTTVVTPVVYQLPTKSTSYVRTLDSVLKKQAPALSATFVPPSKKPRQPLASKGPKKLEKRQQKQQHAKQNRTKPTSATTPTPSPTEPPPPPLLDHTAPITHDDTINTVKRRKRKPRVKTPPPAQDAPVSRPEVEEPPPADLAPVEEDDSDPEPQPAAETRVVVPGLTKALLRQRDLEDGVVWEGKHRTCITDERATVALTSLFTSTGFVCENPTAPVRIIKHRAPPCLKAFCRLGCVCASLAQDRRITHCGKMECIFGCSCLRQKVVVLKNLKGPDSSASEEGPSKKKRKKRRKRMRMAYTLREAETVSEPAPRVRMLWKQTDGEMDPEPLRAPTPVYLPQLPLQEEPSAVVREEGGTMTCARVRAFQSKSTNRPEVIDDHCKPKDSAPVNPSSMSEKSSSSHGPQYTEPSKRLEIVSDCKWRSLADRNLVLRIVCEHMAQDHLTNPFWVKGYLIKPVSQTLKYDGECCSVHYKVHISQVPRPEGVEEEEEEEESGEEEQWMGEEDEDELMEEQREEDKNVEEVPVVEEVPVVEEVPVIEEVEKKAVGNRKGLKWKGLPFLTGISPAGLLTGNLKLPDISDQELITVNGRSYPHAKIQLGMMGAMHPANRLAAYLTGKLQRPACLKRSMAASSVPSQKHPSETPECSEGSTDTRSSTGQPAQLAATPSTMVTTSVPSATPVAPGPKSIGANVSPQNASPVSGVVTSPPMLVLSVPGTSPAVRMPCPPTSPSPLTSLTPIMSLTPLASGQSMLLQPVRNASGNTLYRNPNGQLIQLIPLSQLQALNPNLVMHNKGGMISLTTPACLASGSTATINSSPSTSSLTTWQSKGPGSSASTISTAPLVPVTFPKTQTASSTTFPVPKTTPGYVSLSPTETNGGTYTLKIVPQTGNKEPIIIKCPNVPAQGSSKVMPVVGSFTVLQPHPKTTVITVKSPTKTVTDTSVKADSISTVAANVDPNLDSNVVSEVCSWMLPCQKTTTPPITTKPSKSTKTPKGPPFKFIKADAISPADCNLDPKIQPEVVRVLQPPPKPLKPPITQVTKTGVKDNTISTADSNLLTKMVHVDDPYQTWTGRPKKKRKEVEDLVEDEDDKDDEETDEKTDNSSDETDSADSSVNKEDLIDVISRQLKHNVEERHRRYELHGCFQRLRETLKLAQNVAKVYIIKQATEEIQILTKESTDVEKLRSSLTLERAAIVKKMSQLTGESEKQILRNIQYICSQQKSELLVNRNKEGVPKVSSAVSSSSAVSSSSAVSSSSAVSSSSAVSTCSEAKPRPRPRRDLVEDEDDKDDEETDEKTDNSSDETDSADSSVNKEDLIDVISRQLKHNVEERHRRYELHGCFQRLRETLKLAQNVAKVYIIKQATEEIQILTKESTDVEKLRSSLTLERAAIVKKMSQLTGESEKQILRNIQYICSQQKSELLVNRNKEGVPKVSSAVSSSSAVSTCSEAKPRPRRMGGVTAEKEEEDREAVMEVVDLLEDTEEDMEEVMEVVDLLEDTEEEKTDNSSDETEDSADDDNNKYNNVKGDVINIISDVEEVAEEEVAVDLESVEDNAQKSTTSQLKAKYTKEVEGETGPKLRHWDLRNKYEKQRCAVLRKSFKALTETLDLGNPAPTNVFILGQARKQVLDLRDKCERLEKLKSALTEERAGYIKKISKKSGKTEELIIRKLEDISTKQKNMDVVFKRKWRGATSAPSSSSVSPNKTISPRSTRQPEPKSLAPSLKLKVVPTPVPHSIPRKPTPRRPKTSPIITPPSRKPPSTWRSLGERAKPNILSRRKIRPAPDSLPVHAGFLPPQMLSIVGGVIPSQQVITMSPMQPARSLLPVGRVTGIEMQQSLTPGVASVTISIPSMSEPISLTPPRNNRNRGVPHIANVISLVNARQNQSAPSVSGGAQRMSSPVKGRGSGLEDGEVLGKQLDHAVDSVGINDADGNSEEDEDDEEGDSEDESLTSLLNDIFFLNQQMTTDNNSSPRGPPVVTHIPHTEPGEVGTERVPPPQTDRVLPPPEKEIIRDGDDERSLSPLFLRLDEDLLGPIEGQGQEEASKGPGLPVPQPQAEDLKSETASVSAPAAAVNGHSPQATACTAKGQDALQKALTPPPLLQMKVGGVAKVMESNEKLADALAPPPPLQMNVGGVAKVLESNEKPGDALAPPPLLQMRPMPRLAPRGLKSNPQT